A region from the Halobacillus mangrovi genome encodes:
- a CDS encoding alpha/beta hydrolase family esterase yields the protein MEVFGPQTIPFEKRERSFYYSAPENIKQSLPVVFCFHGAGSSARHHMKITNFHKLSEEHQVITVFPEAIHFDPSDRMTKQWNEGREKNAAYQHKVNDVGFVLELIDWLKQRYPVDESRIYATGFSNGSAFSLRLGLECQDVFAGVGGVSGPLVKDLAENFQWNKPMPMVFIMGTDDKLVPYDGHYDSSYMIDQLLSADETVEFFAKSCGADVTKHQERVSEDEEFLIRKDAYLQKEEEKVEFYSIEGGGHTWPGGPLSQASSLTGKVVLQLDATKILFDHLIKFQR from the coding sequence GTGGAAGTTTTTGGACCACAAACCATACCATTTGAAAAAAGAGAGCGATCCTTTTATTACAGTGCACCTGAAAACATTAAGCAGTCACTCCCCGTTGTTTTTTGTTTCCACGGTGCCGGCAGCAGCGCCAGGCATCATATGAAAATAACAAACTTCCACAAGCTTTCGGAAGAGCATCAGGTAATAACTGTCTTTCCAGAAGCGATTCATTTTGATCCTTCAGACCGAATGACAAAGCAATGGAATGAAGGCAGAGAAAAAAATGCTGCCTATCAGCATAAGGTCAATGATGTTGGCTTCGTATTGGAACTGATTGATTGGTTGAAACAAAGGTATCCAGTGGACGAAAGTAGAATTTATGCCACGGGGTTTTCCAACGGTTCAGCCTTCAGCTTGAGACTTGGTCTTGAATGCCAAGATGTTTTTGCCGGGGTGGGGGGAGTTTCCGGGCCATTGGTAAAAGATTTGGCTGAGAATTTTCAATGGAACAAACCTATGCCCATGGTCTTCATAATGGGCACCGATGATAAGCTCGTTCCCTATGACGGTCACTATGACTCTTCCTATATGATTGATCAGCTCCTCTCAGCAGATGAAACAGTAGAGTTTTTTGCAAAATCCTGCGGGGCTGATGTAACAAAACATCAGGAGCGGGTCAGCGAAGACGAAGAATTCCTCATTAGGAAAGATGCTTACCTTCAGAAAGAAGAAGAAAAAGTCGAGTTTTATTCAATTGAAGGCGGAGGACACACGTGGCCAGGAGGGCCGTTGTCTCAAGCCTCTTCTTTAACCGGAAAGGTAGTTCTCCAGTTGGACGCGACAAAGATACTCTTTGACCACTTAATAAAATTTCAAAGATGA
- the hisC gene encoding histidinol-phosphate transaminase — translation MVKPRPQIDQIAMYSPGKPVEELKREKGLSKIVKMASNENPFGYSPLAAEAIRTEMKEIPLYPEVTSPLLAEKLANKLGVASNQVVFGNGSDEIIRLLTRTYINEADEVVMAGVTFPRYKTNVIIEGGSPVEVEMQEGGIHDLDKMAEAINEKTKMVFVCNPNNPTGTIVEKERLKAFIEKVPSHVILVMDEAYYEYADSSQYLETLPLLDQYTNMVILRTFSKVYGLAALRVGYGLMAPEMVNDLHKVKEPFNVNRLAQAAASASLDDDEFLYESIRLNKEGREFLTKQFEAMNLSYFPTQTNFIMVDVGAPAKEVYEYLLNLGVIIRPGHLMGYPTMIRVTIGEQKDNQYFIDCLEAYLKEYRKSEKGVLKR, via the coding sequence ATGGTTAAACCACGTCCGCAAATCGATCAGATTGCGATGTATTCTCCGGGGAAACCGGTGGAAGAACTGAAACGTGAAAAAGGACTATCAAAAATCGTAAAAATGGCTTCCAACGAGAATCCTTTTGGTTATTCTCCGCTCGCAGCAGAAGCTATACGTACGGAAATGAAAGAAATTCCGTTATATCCAGAGGTTACTTCACCACTTCTTGCTGAAAAATTAGCGAATAAACTTGGGGTAGCGTCTAATCAAGTAGTATTTGGAAATGGTTCAGATGAAATTATTCGATTGCTAACGAGAACGTACATAAACGAAGCCGATGAGGTTGTGATGGCAGGGGTGACATTTCCTCGCTACAAAACAAACGTCATCATCGAAGGCGGTAGTCCTGTTGAGGTTGAGATGCAGGAAGGCGGTATCCACGATTTAGATAAAATGGCAGAGGCCATTAATGAGAAAACGAAAATGGTATTTGTCTGCAACCCTAATAACCCGACTGGAACGATCGTAGAGAAAGAACGCTTAAAGGCTTTTATCGAAAAAGTCCCATCCCACGTCATCCTTGTCATGGATGAAGCTTATTATGAATACGCGGATTCCTCCCAATACTTAGAAACCCTCCCCTTACTCGATCAATACACGAATATGGTGATTTTAAGGACTTTTTCAAAAGTCTACGGTCTTGCCGCTTTAAGAGTGGGTTACGGACTTATGGCCCCAGAAATGGTGAACGATTTACATAAAGTGAAAGAGCCATTCAATGTGAACCGTCTAGCGCAAGCCGCCGCTTCTGCATCTTTGGATGATGATGAGTTTCTCTATGAAAGCATCCGCTTAAACAAAGAGGGGCGCGAGTTTTTAACCAAACAATTTGAAGCTATGAATCTATCTTACTTCCCTACACAAACCAACTTCATTATGGTGGATGTCGGTGCTCCTGCTAAAGAGGTTTATGAATATCTATTAAATCTTGGAGTGATTATCAGGCCAGGTCACTTGATGGGGTATCCAACAATGATTCGTGTGACGATCGGTGAGCAAAAAGATAACCAATACTTTATTGATTGCTTAGAAGCCTATTTGAAAGAGTACCGAAAGAGTGAAAAAGGGGTGTTGAAGCGATGA
- the ureG gene encoding urease accessory protein UreG, which produces MEPICIGIGGPVGAGKTMLVERLTRELQEELSMAVITNDIYTKEDAQFLLKNGVLEEDRVIGVETGGCPHTAIREDASMNFSAIDDLKERHTDLDLIFVESGGDNLAATFSPELVDFSIYIIDVAQGEKIPRKSGQGMIKSDLFVINKTDLAPHVGADLDIMRQDTIKTRGEKPFVFTNLKTKDGLNEVIDWIKSNAFLSGLKA; this is translated from the coding sequence ATGGAACCGATTTGTATAGGGATTGGCGGTCCTGTTGGAGCTGGAAAAACGATGCTTGTCGAACGCTTGACACGTGAGCTTCAAGAAGAGCTAAGTATGGCTGTCATAACGAATGATATCTACACAAAAGAAGATGCGCAATTTCTTTTGAAAAATGGAGTGCTGGAAGAAGATCGTGTCATTGGAGTGGAAACTGGCGGATGCCCTCATACAGCAATAAGAGAAGATGCATCGATGAATTTTTCAGCTATAGATGATTTGAAGGAACGGCATACCGATTTAGATTTGATTTTCGTAGAGAGTGGAGGAGACAACCTTGCTGCAACCTTCAGCCCAGAACTTGTCGATTTTTCGATCTATATTATAGATGTTGCGCAAGGAGAGAAGATTCCGAGGAAAAGCGGTCAAGGGATGATTAAGTCAGATCTATTTGTGATTAATAAAACGGATCTAGCTCCTCATGTTGGGGCTGACCTTGATATTATGAGGCAAGACACCATCAAAACGCGTGGAGAAAAACCTTTTGTTTTCACAAACTTAAAAACAAAAGATGGTTTGAATGAGGTAATTGATTGGATAAAATCGAACGCTTTCCTATCAGGATTGAAAGCATGA
- a CDS encoding alpha-ketoacid dehydrogenase subunit beta, translating to MTTAVQVKKLTMVQAVTDAMRTMLEEDESVLVLGEDVGKNGGVFRATEGLFEQFGEERVIDTPLAESGIIGTSIGLAVNGFRPITEMQFLGFIYPAFNQLMTHATRMRQRSMGRYTVPMVIRAPYGAGVKAPEIHSDSVEALFTQIPGLKVVIPSNAYDAKGLLIASIEDPDPVLFLEPMRSYRSSRTEVPEERYSIELGKASYVKKGNDVTVLTWGAMVPDTVKAVEQFEKNQKTTCDVIDLRTLYPLDKETIQESVEKTGRVVIVHEAPATGGVNAEIISVINDTAFFFLKAPIQKVTGFDTPVPVYSLEKEYLPSSEKIIHAINTALSY from the coding sequence ATGACGACTGCTGTTCAAGTGAAAAAATTAACGATGGTTCAGGCTGTTACAGATGCGATGAGAACGATGCTAGAAGAAGATGAATCCGTCCTCGTTCTTGGGGAAGATGTCGGGAAAAACGGAGGCGTATTCCGTGCAACGGAAGGACTGTTTGAACAATTTGGAGAAGAGCGTGTCATCGATACACCACTTGCCGAATCAGGAATTATCGGAACATCGATCGGTCTAGCGGTGAATGGCTTTCGTCCAATCACTGAGATGCAGTTTTTAGGCTTTATCTATCCAGCGTTCAATCAGCTAATGACTCATGCAACAAGGATGCGGCAGCGTTCGATGGGACGTTACACCGTGCCAATGGTAATTAGAGCGCCTTATGGTGCTGGAGTAAAAGCACCAGAAATCCATTCGGATAGTGTAGAGGCTTTATTTACACAAATCCCCGGTTTGAAGGTTGTGATTCCATCCAATGCTTATGATGCGAAAGGTCTGCTGATTGCAAGTATCGAGGATCCTGATCCTGTACTTTTTCTAGAACCGATGAGGAGCTATCGTTCGTCCCGTACGGAAGTTCCTGAAGAAAGATATTCCATCGAGCTGGGCAAAGCTTCCTATGTAAAGAAAGGAAATGACGTGACAGTGCTGACGTGGGGAGCTATGGTGCCAGATACGGTGAAAGCCGTCGAACAATTCGAAAAGAATCAGAAAACTACGTGTGATGTGATTGACTTAAGAACGCTTTACCCATTAGATAAAGAGACGATCCAGGAATCTGTAGAGAAAACAGGTCGTGTCGTCATTGTGCATGAAGCACCAGCGACGGGTGGAGTGAATGCAGAAATTATTTCCGTCATTAATGACACGGCCTTTTTCTTCTTGAAAGCTCCAATCCAAAAAGTCACCGGCTTTGACACCCCAGTGCCTGTATATTCTCTTGAAAAAGAGTACTTGCCAAGCAGTGAAAAAATCATTCATGCCATCAATACGGCATTATCCTACTAG
- a CDS encoding dihydrolipoamide acetyltransferase family protein, translating into MDVKLHDIGEGMHEAEILYYFVKKGEFVKNDAPLVEVQTDKMTAELTAPADGVIDEIKFDIGDVIEVGTTILTMRTEQKQPSEKRVPAGQSSSAHPEPAQSSGPRTFNLELPPTRVKASPHTRRIAREQGIKIEDVRGTGKGGRILDKDIYEYVEAKSQPAPEREAVVKNEPKLGPARQQQTIPFNGRRKQIAKKMTQSLYTAPHVTHFDEVDMTEVIKLKEQLKRGTDRRPGTQVSVAAFFIKALQLSLKEFPIFNSKLDEEKGEILLESSYNIGLATGTEEGLIVPVLKNVENLSLVDIHKHMKALTKKAVDNQLSGQDLRGGTFTISNVGPMGSTGATPILNYPETGLMAFHKTKKTPVVIDDEIVIRQMMNVTLTFDHRVADGSQSVAFTNRFIDYIENPYVMLVELI; encoded by the coding sequence ATGGATGTGAAATTGCATGATATTGGTGAAGGAATGCATGAAGCGGAGATCCTTTATTATTTTGTAAAAAAAGGGGAGTTCGTCAAAAATGACGCTCCTCTTGTTGAGGTTCAGACTGATAAAATGACAGCCGAACTGACTGCCCCAGCGGACGGAGTCATTGATGAGATTAAGTTTGATATTGGCGATGTAATTGAAGTAGGCACGACCATTTTAACGATGAGGACAGAACAAAAGCAGCCATCTGAGAAGCGAGTCCCTGCCGGCCAATCTTCTAGTGCTCATCCAGAGCCGGCCCAAAGCTCCGGGCCAAGAACGTTTAACTTGGAACTTCCGCCTACTCGTGTGAAGGCTTCCCCCCATACCAGGAGAATCGCAAGGGAACAGGGCATCAAAATCGAGGATGTGAGAGGTACAGGAAAGGGTGGGCGTATCCTGGATAAGGACATCTATGAGTATGTCGAAGCAAAATCCCAGCCTGCTCCTGAGCGGGAAGCGGTGGTTAAAAATGAGCCGAAACTTGGACCAGCAAGACAACAGCAAACCATCCCATTTAATGGCCGCCGAAAACAAATCGCCAAGAAAATGACCCAATCGCTTTATACTGCTCCGCATGTCACTCATTTTGATGAAGTGGATATGACGGAAGTAATAAAGCTGAAAGAGCAGCTGAAGCGGGGCACGGATCGACGTCCTGGAACTCAGGTTTCTGTGGCCGCCTTTTTTATTAAGGCTCTCCAGCTTTCTTTGAAAGAATTCCCGATATTCAACTCTAAATTAGATGAAGAAAAGGGAGAAATTCTTCTAGAGTCGTCTTACAATATTGGACTGGCTACAGGGACAGAGGAAGGCTTAATTGTTCCTGTCCTGAAAAATGTGGAGAATCTATCATTAGTAGATATCCATAAACACATGAAAGCACTAACGAAGAAGGCTGTAGACAATCAGCTTTCTGGACAAGACTTACGAGGAGGCACCTTTACGATTAGTAACGTCGGGCCGATGGGCAGTACCGGGGCGACACCGATTTTAAACTATCCGGAAACGGGCTTGATGGCTTTTCATAAAACGAAGAAAACACCTGTCGTCATTGATGATGAAATCGTCATTAGACAGATGATGAATGTAACGCTGACTTTTGATCATCGAGTGGCAGATGGTTCCCAGTCAGTTGCCTTCACGAACCGGTTCATCGACTATATTGAAAACCCTTATGTGATGTTAGTAGAGTTGATCTAG
- a CDS encoding urease accessory protein UreD has protein sequence MKYTGLLSLAAKNRKPRTVVHGYYEGAFKYTRPVKLDEQSISVYLIHVGGGYVDGDTYFTDIQVEEGAELVVTSQASTKVYKTPIKPVEQYTMIRLAPGSVLEYCLDPLIMYDGARFIQETVVEMDEKSSLIFSEVITPGWSKDGQDFRYDWLRNKLKVYQGGKLVLYDHLYLNPDEDLGGVLQMEGYTHIGSFVLFHPNVNREWIDQMYGKIESEYSQIRFGISQIDGGGVVVRILSDRTQTIEKMIHDIHSLVREELLGKKKILWRK, from the coding sequence ATGAAATACACAGGCCTTCTAAGCCTGGCGGCGAAGAATCGCAAACCGAGGACCGTAGTTCATGGATATTACGAAGGAGCCTTCAAATACACTCGTCCCGTTAAGCTTGATGAGCAATCTATTTCTGTTTATCTCATACACGTCGGGGGTGGGTATGTAGATGGAGATACTTACTTTACTGATATCCAAGTAGAGGAAGGGGCTGAACTTGTAGTCACGAGTCAAGCATCAACGAAAGTCTACAAAACTCCTATTAAACCAGTAGAACAATATACGATGATTCGGTTGGCGCCTGGCAGTGTCCTGGAGTATTGTCTCGACCCCTTAATCATGTATGATGGAGCGCGTTTTATACAAGAAACCGTTGTGGAAATGGACGAGAAGTCTAGTCTGATTTTTAGCGAAGTCATAACGCCAGGTTGGTCAAAGGATGGGCAGGATTTTCGGTATGATTGGCTTAGAAATAAGTTGAAAGTGTACCAGGGTGGGAAACTCGTTCTTTACGACCATCTTTATTTGAACCCGGATGAAGACCTGGGCGGAGTGCTTCAGATGGAAGGCTACACGCATATAGGGTCCTTTGTATTGTTTCATCCAAATGTAAACCGTGAATGGATCGATCAGATGTATGGGAAGATCGAAAGTGAGTATTCGCAAATTCGTTTTGGAATCTCTCAAATCGACGGTGGTGGAGTCGTTGTTCGTATTTTGTCAGATCGCACTCAAACCATTGAGAAAATGATTCATGACATACATAGTCTTGTAAGAGAAGAACTGTTAGGAAAAAAGAAGATATTATGGAGAAAGTGA
- the pdhA gene encoding pyruvate dehydrogenase (acetyl-transferring) E1 component subunit alpha, which translates to MLEKFPLTQYISEDGELVNPEVKEMLTLDVLKLFYEKMLRARMMDKKCVNLQRQGRIGTYVPYEGQEAAQVGSALAVEDGDWMFPTYRDHAATMTFGHSLRNLLLYWVGRIEGGIPPEGKNIFPPAVPIASQLLHATGVAWAEKKKNTDRVSLVYFGDGATSEGDFHEGLNFASVFKTPVVFFNQNNGYAISVPMEKQMNSKTIAQKGLAYEIPSIRIDGNDIVAVYMETKMAVDRARNGEGPTLIEAVTWRYGAHTTADDPSKYRNQSESDHRRSTTDPLLRLKKYMKNEEIWDEEWLMTTEKNITNEINTALEEMKDYPEANIDDVFDNVFEKPTWTLEEQREQHRLIKRGQMS; encoded by the coding sequence ATGCTTGAGAAATTTCCATTAACGCAATACATCAGTGAAGACGGAGAGCTTGTAAATCCTGAGGTAAAAGAAATGCTGACGCTGGATGTGCTCAAACTTTTTTATGAAAAAATGTTGAGAGCGCGCATGATGGATAAAAAGTGTGTAAACCTTCAGCGGCAGGGCAGAATCGGGACTTATGTGCCGTATGAAGGACAAGAAGCAGCGCAAGTAGGCAGTGCTTTAGCGGTTGAAGATGGCGACTGGATGTTCCCAACCTATCGTGATCATGCAGCAACGATGACGTTTGGCCATTCACTTCGCAACCTACTATTATATTGGGTCGGCCGTATTGAAGGCGGCATCCCGCCAGAAGGAAAAAATATCTTCCCGCCAGCGGTTCCGATCGCCTCCCAACTGCTCCACGCTACCGGGGTGGCATGGGCAGAGAAAAAGAAAAATACAGACCGGGTTTCCCTCGTGTACTTCGGAGATGGGGCTACATCAGAGGGGGACTTCCATGAAGGGCTTAATTTTGCAAGCGTTTTCAAAACGCCTGTCGTCTTCTTTAACCAGAATAATGGCTATGCTATCAGCGTTCCAATGGAGAAGCAGATGAACTCAAAAACGATTGCTCAAAAAGGATTGGCGTACGAGATTCCGAGTATCCGAATCGATGGTAATGATATTGTGGCCGTCTATATGGAGACGAAAATGGCGGTCGATCGAGCACGTAACGGTGAAGGGCCGACACTGATTGAAGCGGTCACGTGGAGATACGGTGCACATACGACAGCGGATGATCCTTCGAAATACCGTAATCAATCCGAGAGCGATCACAGAAGGTCAACTACTGATCCGCTGTTAAGGCTCAAGAAGTATATGAAAAATGAAGAGATCTGGGATGAAGAGTGGTTAATGACAACTGAAAAGAACATCACGAATGAAATCAATACCGCCTTAGAAGAAATGAAAGATTACCCTGAAGCAAACATTGATGATGTGTTTGACAACGTTTTTGAAAAACCGACTTGGACGCTGGAAGAGCAGCGTGAACAACATAGGTTAATAAAGAGGGGGCAAATGTCATGA
- a CDS encoding urease accessory protein UreH domain-containing protein — translation MDEIGLLSVLGFGLLLGIKHAIEPDHVIAVSTIATRTKRLWQSTMTGVFWGIGHTLTLFLLGMIVILMKEEIPESWAVSLEAVVGVMLIYFGITTMISFKKFRTSRTTHSSTKKSRSYGTSIFMGFIHGLAGSAALILLTLSSVNSLAEGAMFILTFGVGTIIGMLLFTTLIGLPFVMTTKKLSMNKAMTQIAGIISTVYGIYYLSSIYFG, via the coding sequence ATGGATGAAATTGGTCTGCTCTCTGTATTAGGATTTGGACTCTTACTTGGCATCAAACATGCCATAGAGCCTGATCATGTTATTGCTGTGTCTACAATTGCGACAAGAACTAAACGTCTATGGCAATCAACAATGACAGGGGTTTTTTGGGGAATCGGACATACATTAACGTTGTTCTTGCTTGGAATGATCGTGATACTAATGAAAGAAGAAATACCAGAATCGTGGGCTGTATCTTTAGAGGCGGTCGTTGGAGTCATGTTAATCTATTTTGGTATAACTACTATGATTTCATTTAAAAAGTTTAGAACCAGCAGGACTACTCATTCGTCAACGAAGAAGTCTCGCTCTTATGGAACTTCGATATTTATGGGGTTCATTCATGGTTTAGCGGGAAGCGCAGCTTTGATTTTGTTGACATTAAGCTCAGTGAATAGTCTCGCGGAAGGGGCGATGTTTATCCTTACATTTGGAGTAGGGACAATTATTGGAATGCTTCTATTCACAACGCTTATCGGACTTCCGTTTGTAATGACTACAAAGAAATTGAGTATGAACAAAGCCATGACTCAGATTGCTGGCATCATAAGTACCGTTTACGGAATTTATTACTTATCCAGTATATATTTCGGTTAA
- a CDS encoding fumarylacetoacetate hydrolase family protein, producing the protein MPKAKAKFNGRLQMQEIEVHPNKNSIQWNGKNVDLSDHSWEAPISGTVYGTLLNYQGALDQMGDALHQEPYKSPPKAPILYIKPKNTITGHQTSIPMPADVSELEVGACLALVIGEKASRLSEEEAMSYIEGYTIVNDISVPHKSVFRPAVKHKARDGFCPAGPWIIERDAVPTPDNLTIRVYVNGECKQENHTGNLVRSVPQLLVDVTEFMTLEKGDTLLVGIPEKPPRVKDGDLIRIEIDQVGVLENRVEKEVRVGGVKS; encoded by the coding sequence ATGCCCAAAGCAAAAGCTAAATTTAACGGTAGATTGCAGATGCAGGAAATAGAAGTTCATCCAAATAAAAATTCAATCCAATGGAATGGAAAAAATGTCGACCTATCCGATCATTCCTGGGAGGCCCCCATTTCAGGAACGGTTTACGGAACATTATTAAACTATCAAGGTGCTCTAGATCAAATGGGAGATGCCTTACATCAAGAGCCCTACAAATCTCCTCCCAAAGCTCCGATTCTCTATATCAAACCTAAAAACACCATTACTGGTCATCAAACTTCTATTCCTATGCCAGCAGATGTATCAGAGCTTGAAGTTGGAGCCTGTCTTGCACTAGTAATAGGAGAAAAAGCTTCGCGGTTAAGCGAGGAAGAAGCGATGAGCTATATTGAGGGTTATACCATTGTTAATGATATTAGTGTTCCTCATAAAAGCGTATTTAGGCCAGCGGTGAAGCACAAAGCACGCGATGGGTTCTGTCCTGCAGGTCCATGGATCATCGAACGTGATGCCGTTCCGACCCCTGATAACCTCACTATTCGTGTCTATGTGAATGGAGAATGCAAGCAAGAAAATCATACAGGGAATCTAGTTCGCTCGGTTCCGCAGCTGCTTGTCGATGTTACTGAATTTATGACGCTTGAAAAAGGCGATACGCTTCTTGTCGGTATTCCAGAAAAACCTCCTCGTGTAAAAGATGGGGATCTAATCCGAATCGAGATTGACCAAGTGGGAGTTCTGGAAAACAGAGTGGAAAAAGAAGTACGTGTAGGAGGGGTTAAGTCATGA
- a CDS encoding urease accessory protein UreF: MNNRLMPLLQLSDSNFPSGAFSHSFGFETYIQEDVVTDAASFYNALKVFLRKQLIFNDGLANKIAYENLEKGFTEMLLELDHVLYTTCMARETREGNQKMGERMAKLCMELYPSSQLEYYLGWVKKKNAYGHPAIVLATVYHSLNISKKESIETFLFTTISSLVQNAVRGIPIGQTAGQKIVMDIQPLLKKSVESILSLSSDDLGAGSPGLEIAQMHHERLHVRLFMS; this comes from the coding sequence ATGAATAATCGACTAATGCCATTACTGCAGCTCAGTGATTCAAACTTTCCATCTGGAGCTTTTTCTCATTCTTTTGGGTTTGAAACGTATATACAAGAGGATGTAGTGACAGATGCAGCGAGCTTTTATAATGCCTTGAAAGTGTTTTTGAGGAAACAACTAATTTTCAATGATGGACTTGCTAACAAAATTGCTTATGAGAATTTAGAAAAAGGGTTCACGGAGATGCTTCTTGAACTCGATCATGTCCTGTACACCACTTGCATGGCAAGAGAGACGAGAGAAGGAAATCAAAAAATGGGAGAGAGGATGGCAAAGCTTTGTATGGAATTGTACCCTTCATCTCAGTTGGAGTATTATCTCGGATGGGTTAAGAAGAAAAACGCGTACGGTCATCCCGCCATTGTACTAGCTACTGTCTATCATTCTTTGAATATATCGAAGAAAGAGTCGATTGAGACATTTTTGTTCACGACGATTTCTTCCCTTGTCCAAAATGCGGTTCGGGGCATACCGATTGGACAAACGGCTGGTCAAAAGATCGTAATGGATATCCAGCCTTTATTAAAAAAATCAGTTGAATCGATTCTGAGCTTGTCATCGGATGATTTAGGCGCTGGAAGTCCAGGTCTGGAGATTGCACAGATGCACCATGAACGGCTGCACGTACGTCTGTTCATGTCATAA
- the nhaC gene encoding Na+/H+ antiporter NhaC, with amino-acid sequence MEKRKPSFLMSSLIILFIIAILGVSILVYGTAPHIPIVIAAIIVTLYGLKLGYKWKELEKAMTRGVSYGVPAIIILSLIGITVGVWVLNGTVQTITYYGLQVLSPSIFLVSAVIITAVVATMTGSSWSAMSTIGIALMGVAYGMSVSPAITAGAIVSGAMFGDKLSPLSDTTNLAAATAKVDIFQHIRHMLWTTIPSLLITLGIFAAIGFFSNREAADVGKVETMMTTLNNEFMLTPVTLISPLLIIILAFRKVSPIPSLIIGLVAAVLTTYYTVPGVSLGTIMNTAHFGYTADTGVEAIDNLLSLGGLDSMLFGVSLILIALSFGGIIREIGLAHAIIAGLKRFLRSRGNVITSTVLSCLGINVVVGEQYLSIILPGQMLEESYQQTNLHPKNMSRTLEDAGTLIHPLIPWGVTGAFIMTTLNVGIGYIPFSFICFISPIIAIIYGYTGFTLTPLATEDVVDFEEQRASSGTGSH; translated from the coding sequence ATGGAAAAAAGAAAGCCTTCGTTTCTCATGTCGAGTCTCATTATTCTTTTTATTATTGCCATCCTTGGAGTCAGCATCTTAGTCTATGGAACCGCGCCTCATATACCCATTGTCATAGCTGCAATTATCGTTACCTTGTATGGACTTAAATTAGGATACAAGTGGAAAGAGCTAGAAAAAGCTATGACAAGAGGAGTCTCTTACGGTGTTCCTGCAATCATTATTTTAAGCCTGATCGGAATTACCGTAGGCGTGTGGGTGTTGAATGGAACCGTCCAAACGATTACATATTACGGTCTGCAGGTATTATCGCCATCCATCTTTTTAGTCAGTGCGGTGATTATTACAGCCGTAGTAGCAACGATGACAGGAAGCTCCTGGAGTGCCATGAGTACAATTGGAATTGCATTGATGGGCGTCGCCTATGGAATGTCGGTTTCTCCAGCGATTACGGCCGGGGCCATTGTGAGCGGAGCGATGTTTGGAGATAAATTGTCCCCTCTATCGGATACAACAAACCTGGCTGCAGCTACAGCTAAAGTTGATATTTTTCAGCATATCCGTCATATGCTTTGGACAACGATCCCAAGCTTACTTATTACTCTTGGAATCTTTGCAGCGATTGGCTTTTTTTCCAATCGGGAAGCGGCTGATGTTGGAAAAGTAGAAACAATGATGACGACTCTGAATAATGAATTTATGCTGACACCTGTCACACTTATATCCCCTCTACTCATCATTATTTTGGCCTTTAGAAAGGTCAGTCCGATTCCGTCTTTAATTATCGGGTTAGTGGCTGCGGTTTTGACTACCTATTATACAGTTCCAGGTGTGTCCCTGGGTACAATTATGAACACCGCGCACTTCGGTTATACCGCAGATACAGGCGTAGAAGCAATTGATAACTTATTGTCACTCGGCGGTTTAGATAGTATGCTATTTGGTGTATCGTTAATTTTGATAGCGCTTTCATTCGGCGGAATTATACGAGAAATCGGCTTAGCGCACGCCATTATTGCAGGATTGAAGAGATTTTTACGAAGCCGGGGCAACGTCATTACCTCAACCGTGTTGTCTTGTTTAGGCATCAATGTCGTTGTAGGTGAACAGTATCTGTCCATCATCCTTCCTGGCCAAATGCTGGAGGAGAGTTATCAACAGACGAACCTTCATCCAAAAAATATGTCCCGAACGCTTGAAGATGCGGGAACACTTATTCACCCTTTAATTCCATGGGGAGTGACAGGGGCATTTATTATGACAACGTTAAACGTCGGAATCGGTTATATTCCATTTTCATTTATCTGTTTCATTTCTCCCATCATCGCGATCATTTATGGATATACCGGCTTTACGTTAACTCCGTTAGCCACAGAAGATGTAGTGGATTTTGAAGAGCAAAGGGCCTCATCAGGAACAGGGAGTCATTAA